Proteins encoded in a region of the Rutidosis leptorrhynchoides isolate AG116_Rl617_1_P2 chromosome 9, CSIRO_AGI_Rlap_v1, whole genome shotgun sequence genome:
- the LOC139869336 gene encoding uncharacterized protein, with product MDLNLKDPVFTIQQTDSSFILTSHLKGYGRRDINIEINEDGSRIRVSGEQVETMRPRFSKIFTIPEGVVLAKVKAKFDQDKSNITIRMPKSVKGITKFGVRELKDNTENFGKGVLTTQENGPEIMQEGSNHLKQDVTQNGKHSKIWSENHEARHEKQKKVESLEDENLTQESKPPAEKSLMMTTPVIAGSALFMSLIVIVFNFIRSKNGSKQKKY from the exons ATGGATTTAAACCTTAAGGATCCCGTTTTCACAATTCAACAAACAGACTCGAGTTTCATCCTCACATCCCACCTTAAAG GCTATGGAAGGAGAGACATAAACATTGAGATAAACGAGGATGGCAGTAGAATCAGAGTAAGTGGTGAACAAGTGGAAACGATGAGGCCGAGGTTTTCCAAAATATTTACAATTCCAGAGGGAGTGGTTTTGGCAAAAGTCAAGGCCAAGTTCGACCAAGACAAATCAAACATCACCATTCGAATGCCAAAATCAGTAAAAGGGATTACTAAATTCGGGGTTCGGGAACTGAAAGACAATACTGAAAATTTTGGCAAAGGAGTCTTAACAACGCAAGAAAATGGACCAGAAATTATGCAGGAGGGATCAAACCATTTGAAGCAAGATGTAACACAAAATGGAAAACATTCTAAAATATGGTCAGAAAACCATGAAGCCAGGCATGAAAAACAGAAAAAAGTAGAAAGTTTGGAAGACGAGAATCTTACACAAGAATCAAAACCTCCTGCTGAAAAGAGTTTGATGATGACTACTCCTGTTATAGCCGGATCGGCGTTGTTTATGTCTCTTATTGTCATTGTTTTTAACTTTATTCGGTCTAAAAAtggatcaaaacagaaaaagtattag